Proteins from a genomic interval of Leifsonia shinshuensis:
- a CDS encoding MMPL family transporter: MSSLLYSIGRWAFRARKLVVSLWLLLLVLLAGGAIAFNQGTDNTFSIPGTESQAALDTLSRTFPQVSGTSAQIVVVAPKGETVDQAAIKDPVESTVADLAKTDGVAGTTSPYSTTVKNLISDDRTAAIITVQLHGQQTTVPAATKTAIKDAGAALQKELPSGSQTAVGGQLFSQNLPTISLTEGVGLVIAIIVLIVTFGSIIAAGMPLVTALLGVGLSMALIFIATLFGPISSTTPLLALMLGLAVGIDYSLFIISRHQSQLKAGVDPEESAARAVATAGSAVLFAGITVIIALAGLAVAGIPFLTTMGLAASVAVGIAVLVALSLTPAFLGFAGTRITPGRRAAKRAERAATRSTGEASVPETGTADAAPEPASRANPSLAHAAKAEIPKGPFRTWVRAVTRFPIATVLAVVVALGIAAVPALQLRLALPDAGSHPKNDPARIAYDLVSEHFGPGYNGPLIVTGSIISSHDPLGLMKKLGAEIADLPGVAAVPLSTPNQNADTGIVQVIPTTAPDDPRTAQLVSELRAKHQHFLDEYGVDLKVTGTTAAQIDVSSRLAGALLPFGILVVGLSLVLLTMVFRSIAVPIKAALGYLLSVGVAFGAVTAVFEWGWFADAVHLDKTGPVISFMPIILMGVLFGLAMDYEVFLVSRIREDYVHGGDARRAIQSGFVGSAKVVTAAAIIMISVFAAFVPEGDASIKPIALGLAVGVFVDAFIVRMTLVPAVLQLLGDKAWWMPRWLDRILPSFDVEGDGLQKELELADWPAPGARYLAAADGLSVSARRTPIMRDVSFRLGDGEALVVHGPDRTAALALVMAVTGRTRIDGGTVKVAGFVLPTRGSAVRSRTSVVRLDHSDTPVEDVRRALASAPVILGLDAADSLTDPVERRRVRVELGRAFADASAAGRPFALVVSCVDPSGLDDLLPDVAEPTAVQLAVDADGAAHGTAPVPPAADGATSTDHPLGDHHDAAHLEKANAR; this comes from the coding sequence GTGTCCTCGCTCCTGTACTCGATCGGCCGCTGGGCCTTCCGTGCCCGCAAGCTGGTCGTCTCACTATGGCTGCTGCTGCTCGTCCTCCTGGCCGGCGGCGCGATCGCCTTCAACCAGGGCACGGACAACACGTTCAGCATCCCCGGCACGGAGTCCCAGGCGGCGCTCGACACGCTGAGCAGGACCTTCCCGCAGGTCAGCGGCACGAGCGCGCAGATCGTCGTCGTCGCACCGAAGGGCGAGACCGTCGACCAGGCCGCGATCAAGGACCCGGTCGAGAGCACCGTCGCCGACCTCGCCAAGACCGACGGCGTGGCGGGGACGACCTCCCCGTACAGCACCACCGTCAAGAACCTGATCTCCGACGACCGCACCGCGGCGATCATCACCGTGCAGCTGCACGGCCAGCAGACCACCGTCCCCGCCGCGACCAAGACCGCGATCAAGGACGCCGGCGCCGCGCTGCAGAAGGAGCTGCCCTCCGGCTCCCAGACCGCCGTCGGCGGCCAGCTGTTCTCGCAGAACCTGCCGACGATCTCGCTCACCGAGGGCGTCGGCCTGGTGATCGCGATCATCGTGCTGATCGTGACCTTCGGATCGATCATCGCGGCGGGTATGCCGCTCGTCACCGCCCTGCTCGGTGTGGGACTGTCGATGGCGCTCATCTTCATCGCGACGCTGTTCGGCCCGATCTCCTCCACCACCCCGCTGCTCGCTCTGATGCTCGGGCTCGCGGTCGGGATCGACTACTCGCTGTTCATCATCTCCCGCCATCAGAGCCAATTGAAAGCGGGTGTCGACCCGGAGGAGTCCGCCGCCCGCGCGGTGGCGACGGCGGGCTCGGCCGTGCTCTTCGCCGGCATCACCGTCATCATCGCGCTGGCCGGCCTGGCCGTCGCCGGGATCCCGTTCCTGACCACGATGGGCCTGGCCGCGTCCGTCGCGGTGGGCATCGCCGTGCTGGTCGCACTGAGCCTCACCCCCGCGTTCCTCGGCTTCGCCGGGACGCGCATCACGCCGGGGCGCCGCGCCGCGAAGCGAGCCGAGCGCGCGGCCACGCGCTCGACGGGCGAGGCGAGCGTGCCGGAGACCGGCACCGCCGACGCCGCACCGGAGCCCGCGAGCCGCGCCAACCCCTCCCTCGCCCACGCCGCCAAGGCCGAGATCCCGAAGGGCCCGTTCCGCACCTGGGTGCGCGCCGTCACGCGGTTCCCGATCGCGACCGTCCTGGCTGTCGTGGTCGCGCTCGGCATCGCCGCCGTGCCCGCCCTCCAGCTGCGCCTCGCCCTCCCCGACGCCGGCTCGCACCCCAAGAACGACCCGGCGCGCATCGCCTACGACCTGGTGTCCGAGCACTTCGGTCCCGGCTACAACGGTCCGCTGATCGTGACCGGCTCGATCATCTCCAGCCACGACCCGCTCGGGCTGATGAAGAAGCTCGGCGCCGAGATCGCCGACCTCCCCGGCGTCGCCGCCGTGCCGCTGTCCACGCCGAACCAGAACGCGGACACCGGCATCGTCCAGGTCATCCCGACCACGGCGCCGGACGACCCGCGCACCGCCCAGCTGGTCTCCGAGCTGCGCGCCAAGCACCAGCACTTCCTCGACGAGTACGGCGTCGACCTCAAGGTGACCGGCACCACCGCGGCCCAGATCGACGTCTCCAGCCGGCTCGCGGGCGCCCTGCTGCCCTTCGGCATCCTCGTGGTCGGGCTGTCCCTGGTGCTGCTCACGATGGTGTTCCGCTCGATCGCCGTGCCGATCAAGGCCGCGCTCGGCTACCTGCTCTCGGTCGGCGTCGCCTTCGGCGCGGTCACGGCGGTGTTCGAGTGGGGCTGGTTCGCGGACGCGGTGCACCTCGACAAGACCGGGCCGGTGATCAGCTTCATGCCGATCATCCTGATGGGCGTCCTGTTCGGCCTGGCGATGGACTACGAGGTCTTCCTGGTCAGCCGGATCCGCGAGGACTACGTGCACGGCGGCGACGCCCGCCGGGCCATCCAGAGCGGGTTCGTCGGCTCGGCCAAGGTGGTCACGGCCGCGGCGATCATCATGATCTCGGTGTTCGCTGCCTTCGTCCCGGAGGGCGACGCGTCGATCAAGCCGATAGCGCTCGGCCTCGCCGTCGGCGTGTTCGTGGACGCGTTCATCGTCCGGATGACGCTCGTGCCCGCCGTGCTGCAGCTCCTCGGCGACAAGGCCTGGTGGATGCCGCGCTGGCTCGACCGCATCCTCCCCTCGTTCGACGTCGAGGGCGACGGGCTGCAGAAGGAGCTGGAGCTCGCCGACTGGCCGGCGCCCGGCGCCCGGTACCTCGCAGCGGCCGACGGGCTGTCGGTCAGCGCCCGGCGCACGCCGATCATGCGCGACGTGTCGTTCCGGCTCGGCGACGGCGAGGCGCTGGTCGTGCACGGCCCCGACCGGACCGCGGCGCTCGCGCTCGTGATGGCCGTCACCGGCCGCACCCGCATCGACGGCGGGACGGTGAAGGTCGCCGGATTCGTGCTCCCGACCCGCGGCTCCGCCGTGCGGTCGCGGACCTCCGTCGTGCGGCTCGACCACTCCGACACACCGGTGGAGGACGTCCGCCGGGCGCTCGCCAGCGCGCCGGTCATCCTCGGCCTGGACGCCGCCGACAGCCTGACCGACCCGGTGGAGCGCCGCCGCGTGCGGGTCGAGCTCGGCCGCGCCTTCGCCGACGCGTCGGCCGCCGGCCGGCCGTTCGCGCTGGTCGTGAGCTGCGTCGACCCGTCCGGACTGGACGACCTCCTGCCCGACGTGGCGGAGCCCACCGCGGTGCAGCTCGCCGTGGACGCCGACGGCGCCGCGCACGGAACCGCGCCCGTCCCGCCCGCCGCCGACGGCGCGACCTCCACCGACCACCCCCTCGGCGACCACCACGATGCCGCCCACCTCGAGAAGGCGAACGCCCGATGA
- a CDS encoding YhgE/Pip domain-containing protein, with translation MTTPTSPLRRPRSLFSLERMRSDKRVTWLTIVGLVLVPLVIGGLLVWALWNPTDRLGEVKAAVVNLDQPVTVNGQIVPLGRQMAAGLLGAKNENFTWVLTDQKDADSGIASGEYVAVVTIPKNFSKAATSTAGTSGAATQATIDVRTSQKSKLVDPAISQAVTTTATGVLNKQLTTTYLENVYVGFNTLHDQLAKAASGAGSLSTGLTQLASGTHQLADGATQLSTGADSLASGLGQLSGGASGLANGLGTLSSGTSGLANGLGTLSSGTSGLANGMSALQQKTASLPADTQQLADGAAGVSSGLSLAAGSAKTALATCVAAHGETDPTCEQIATTYGIMTTPQGKNPSLVDGAAALATGTKQLAAGTPALAGGIAQSASAAQQLAAGTAQSASGAQQLASGAAQSASGAQQLASGVQQSADGASQYATGVQQFAAGVPALASGADQSAAGAASLASGLNQAVAQLPSYDAGQRTNLASVASQPVGQKQSGTTAFGASSVPLFASVALWLGAFASFLVLQAISRRALLTSRAAGLIASDGLLPAAAIGVVQGVLVAAIMQPAMQLGVGAWFGFAGVAAAVAVCFAAVNHGLVALLGGLGRFLSMLVVVVTLASGIVSTAPGFFDSVTAWLPTSPAITALQGVVDGSTGVWRGLGGLLIWTAVGFALALAAVARRRIVTAAQLLPAE, from the coding sequence ATGACCACCCCCACCTCGCCGCTGCGCCGTCCGCGCTCGCTCTTCTCGCTGGAGCGGATGCGCTCCGACAAGCGGGTGACCTGGCTGACCATCGTGGGCCTCGTGCTCGTGCCGCTCGTCATCGGCGGACTGCTGGTGTGGGCGCTCTGGAACCCGACCGACCGCCTCGGCGAGGTCAAGGCCGCCGTCGTGAACCTCGATCAGCCGGTGACCGTCAACGGCCAAATCGTGCCGCTCGGTCGGCAGATGGCCGCGGGGCTCCTCGGCGCGAAGAACGAGAACTTCACGTGGGTGCTCACCGACCAGAAGGACGCCGACTCCGGGATCGCGAGCGGCGAGTACGTGGCCGTCGTGACCATCCCGAAGAACTTCTCGAAGGCCGCTACCTCCACGGCCGGCACCTCCGGCGCGGCGACCCAGGCGACGATCGACGTCCGCACCAGCCAGAAGTCGAAGCTCGTGGACCCGGCGATCAGCCAGGCCGTGACCACCACGGCCACCGGCGTGCTCAACAAGCAGCTGACGACGACCTACCTGGAGAACGTCTACGTCGGCTTCAACACGCTGCACGACCAGCTCGCGAAGGCGGCGTCGGGTGCGGGATCGCTCTCCACCGGACTCACGCAGCTGGCGAGCGGGACGCACCAGCTCGCGGACGGCGCGACGCAGCTGTCGACCGGCGCCGACTCGCTCGCGAGCGGGCTCGGGCAGCTGTCGGGCGGCGCGTCCGGGCTGGCGAACGGGCTCGGGACGCTGTCCAGCGGGACCTCGGGGCTCGCGAACGGGCTCGGAACGCTGTCCAGCGGGACCTCGGGGCTCGCGAACGGGATGTCGGCACTCCAGCAGAAGACCGCATCGCTGCCGGCGGACACCCAGCAGCTCGCCGACGGCGCCGCGGGGGTCTCCTCAGGGCTGTCGCTCGCGGCCGGCTCGGCGAAGACGGCGCTCGCCACCTGCGTCGCGGCTCACGGCGAGACGGACCCGACGTGCGAGCAGATCGCCACCACCTACGGGATCATGACGACCCCCCAGGGCAAGAACCCGAGCCTCGTCGACGGCGCCGCGGCGCTGGCGACCGGGACCAAGCAGCTGGCGGCGGGAACTCCGGCGCTGGCGGGCGGTATCGCCCAGTCGGCGTCCGCCGCGCAGCAGCTGGCCGCCGGCACCGCGCAGTCCGCCTCCGGCGCCCAGCAGCTCGCCTCCGGCGCGGCCCAGTCGGCCTCCGGGGCGCAGCAGCTCGCCTCCGGCGTCCAGCAGTCCGCGGACGGCGCATCGCAGTACGCGACGGGCGTCCAGCAGTTCGCCGCCGGCGTCCCCGCGCTCGCCTCCGGCGCCGACCAGTCCGCGGCCGGGGCGGCCTCGCTCGCCTCGGGACTGAACCAGGCCGTCGCCCAGCTGCCCAGCTACGACGCCGGGCAGCGCACCAACCTGGCGTCCGTCGCCTCCCAGCCGGTCGGGCAGAAGCAGTCCGGCACCACCGCGTTCGGCGCGTCGAGCGTCCCGCTGTTCGCGTCCGTGGCGCTGTGGCTGGGCGCGTTCGCGTCGTTCCTCGTGCTGCAGGCGATCTCGCGCCGCGCGCTGCTGACCTCGCGGGCTGCGGGACTGATCGCGTCCGACGGGCTTCTGCCGGCCGCCGCGATCGGCGTCGTCCAGGGCGTGCTGGTCGCGGCGATCATGCAGCCCGCCATGCAGCTCGGCGTCGGCGCGTGGTTCGGCTTCGCGGGGGTCGCGGCCGCGGTGGCTGTCTGCTTCGCGGCGGTCAACCACGGGCTCGTCGCCCTGCTCGGCGGTCTCGGCCGGTTCCTCTCGATGCTCGTCGTCGTGGTCACCCTCGCCTCCGGGATCGTGTCGACCGCGCCCGGGTTCTTCGACAGCGTGACCGCCTGGCTCCCGACGTCGCCCGCGATCACGGCGCTCCAGGGCGTCGTGGACGGCTCGACGGGAGTCTGGCGGGGGCTCGGCGGCCTGCTGATCTGGACCGCCGTCGGCTTCGCGCTCGCGCTGGCCGCGGTCGCCCGCCGACGCATTGTCACCGCCGCGCAGCTCCTCCCCGCGGAGTGA
- a CDS encoding SLC13 family permease → MRTAIVGAVLLVLGAVAVLTGLLPAADALALWDRVWPILLFVVAVTVVTELAAEAGVFTIVAQQTARWGRGRAWLLWLLVAVVAVLSTIFLSLDTTAVLLTPVVIVLARHAGLDPLPFALTTVWIANTGSLLLPVSNLTNLLAQHAMGDPSPIAFAALMWAPALVGIVVPLVVVFVISRKRLLVRYVTGQEDGIEDPVLFWVSAAVVVALMPLLVSGIPVWMPASGAALVLLVVFAVRRRSVLRFGLLPWQLVLLASGLFLFIEALHANGLGTLLARVSGSGESPLALLRLSVTGMVGANAIDNLPAYLALEPAAGSPVRLAALLIGVNAGPLITPWASLATLLWHQRLTSFDVRIRWGRYMLLGLIVAPVTVILATLALAATA, encoded by the coding sequence ATGCGGACGGCGATCGTCGGCGCTGTGCTCCTCGTGCTCGGGGCCGTCGCCGTGCTCACCGGCCTGCTTCCGGCGGCCGACGCGCTGGCCCTCTGGGACCGGGTCTGGCCGATCCTGCTCTTCGTCGTCGCGGTCACCGTGGTGACCGAGCTCGCCGCGGAGGCGGGCGTGTTCACCATCGTCGCGCAGCAGACGGCGCGCTGGGGACGCGGCCGGGCGTGGCTGCTCTGGCTGCTCGTCGCCGTCGTCGCCGTGCTGAGCACGATCTTCCTCTCGCTCGACACGACCGCGGTGCTGCTCACGCCGGTGGTGATCGTGCTCGCCCGGCACGCCGGGCTCGACCCGCTGCCGTTCGCCCTGACCACCGTCTGGATCGCCAACACCGGCTCGCTGCTGCTGCCGGTCTCCAACCTGACGAACCTGCTGGCCCAGCACGCGATGGGGGACCCGTCGCCGATCGCGTTCGCCGCGCTGATGTGGGCGCCGGCCCTGGTGGGGATCGTCGTCCCGCTGGTGGTCGTGTTCGTCATCTCGCGCAAGCGGCTGCTGGTCCGCTACGTCACCGGCCAGGAGGACGGGATCGAGGACCCGGTGCTGTTCTGGGTCTCGGCGGCGGTGGTCGTCGCGCTCATGCCGCTGCTGGTGTCGGGCATCCCGGTGTGGATGCCGGCCTCGGGTGCGGCTCTCGTGCTGCTCGTCGTCTTCGCCGTGCGCCGGCGCTCGGTGCTGCGGTTCGGGCTGCTGCCGTGGCAGCTCGTGCTGCTGGCGTCCGGGCTGTTCCTGTTCATCGAGGCGCTGCACGCGAACGGGCTCGGGACGCTGCTCGCGCGCGTGTCGGGGTCGGGGGAGTCGCCGCTCGCGCTGCTGCGGCTGTCGGTCACCGGCATGGTCGGCGCGAACGCCATCGACAACCTCCCGGCGTACCTGGCGCTCGAGCCGGCGGCCGGCAGCCCGGTCCGCCTGGCCGCCCTGCTGATCGGCGTCAACGCCGGTCCGCTGATCACCCCGTGGGCGTCGCTGGCGACCCTGCTGTGGCACCAGCGGCTGACGTCGTTCGACGTCCGCATCCGCTGGGGTCGCTACATGCTGCTCGGGCTGATCGTCGCCCCCGTCACCGTCATCCTCGCGACGCTGGCCCTGGCCGCCACCGCCTGA
- a CDS encoding glucose-6-phosphate dehydrogenase yields the protein MTQSVGTLVILGASGDLSSRLLLPAIGQLLTHHPERRFHLVGSGAEDWSDAKWRSVVKASFKTVKAGGPAVEQLLKSTVYLPADVTKPDDLQTIFDACEGAPALYFALPPAITAKACEALGKLTLPAGLTLALEKPFGTDKRSAIALNKRLATLVPEDQIHRVDHFLGNSTVLNLIGLRFANSILEPVWNGDHIQSVDIVYDESLGLEDRARYYDHAGALMDMIQSHLLQVLAVFAMEPPSALDATDLRDAKAMVLRATRLWKDDPLISSRRARYTAGTIDGQKLPAYTNEPGVDPTNDTETLAEMTVQIDTWRWAGVPFTLRSGKALGTRRREILVTFKPARHIPRGLRGHREPTMLRIMLAPDAMSLELNINGPDDPHEIERVALSADFGPGLLLAYAEVLEGILDGDPSLSVRGDTAVEMWRIVAPVIAAWKKDEVPLQTYRAGSDGPASWKKIG from the coding sequence ATGACGCAGTCCGTGGGCACTCTGGTGATTCTCGGAGCGAGTGGCGACCTGTCGTCCAGGCTCCTCCTCCCTGCGATCGGACAATTGCTCACCCACCACCCGGAACGGCGTTTCCACCTCGTCGGCTCCGGGGCCGAGGACTGGTCGGACGCGAAGTGGCGCTCCGTTGTGAAGGCGTCGTTCAAGACGGTGAAGGCCGGTGGCCCAGCGGTGGAGCAGCTGCTCAAGAGCACCGTGTACCTCCCCGCGGACGTGACGAAGCCCGACGACCTGCAGACGATCTTCGACGCCTGCGAGGGCGCGCCCGCCCTGTACTTCGCTCTGCCGCCCGCGATCACCGCCAAGGCGTGCGAGGCGCTCGGCAAGCTGACGCTGCCGGCCGGGCTGACGCTGGCGCTGGAGAAGCCGTTCGGCACCGACAAGCGCTCGGCCATCGCGCTCAACAAGCGGCTGGCGACGCTGGTGCCGGAGGACCAGATCCACCGCGTCGACCACTTCCTCGGCAACTCCACCGTGCTGAACCTGATCGGCCTGCGCTTCGCCAACAGCATCCTGGAGCCGGTCTGGAACGGCGACCACATCCAGAGCGTCGACATCGTCTACGACGAGTCGCTGGGGCTGGAGGATCGCGCCAGGTACTACGACCACGCCGGCGCGCTGATGGACATGATCCAGAGCCACCTGCTGCAGGTGCTCGCGGTCTTCGCCATGGAGCCGCCCAGCGCTCTGGACGCCACCGACCTGCGGGACGCGAAGGCGATGGTGCTGCGGGCTACCCGGCTCTGGAAGGACGACCCGCTGATCTCGAGCCGGCGCGCCAGGTACACCGCGGGCACGATCGACGGCCAGAAGCTCCCGGCCTACACGAACGAGCCGGGGGTCGACCCCACGAACGACACCGAGACGCTGGCCGAGATGACGGTGCAGATCGACACCTGGCGCTGGGCCGGCGTCCCGTTCACGCTGCGCTCGGGCAAGGCGCTCGGCACGCGCCGGCGCGAGATCCTGGTCACCTTCAAACCGGCGCGGCACATCCCGCGCGGGCTGAGGGGACACCGCGAGCCGACGATGCTGCGGATCATGCTGGCGCCGGACGCGATGTCCCTGGAGCTGAACATCAACGGCCCCGACGACCCGCACGAGATCGAGCGCGTGGCGCTCAGCGCGGACTTCGGGCCCGGGCTGCTGCTCGCTTACGCGGAGGTGCTGGAGGGCATCCTCGACGGGGACCCGTCGCTGTCGGTGCGCGGCGACACGGCGGTGGAGATGTGGCGCATCGTGGCGCCGGTGATCGCGGCGTGGAAGAAGGACGAGGTGCCGCTGCAGACCTACCGAGCAGGATCGGACGGCCCGGCCTCGTGGAAGAAGATCGGCTGA
- a CDS encoding glycoside hydrolase family 15 protein translates to MSLPIEDYALISDCFTGALVGRDGSIDWLCLPRYDSQSTFGALLGTEDHGRWLLAPSDPTATSTRHYERDTMILVTRWRTATGEVEVVDAMPMGDHRADLVRRVRGVSGQVELREELRIRFGYATAIPWVRRMTDQKPAPLVAVAGPDGLVFRGSALHPADHAHEGRFIVKAGQTVDLSMTWFPSHREAPAALDVETSLQNTRKWWTDWADGCDHDGPYREEVVRSLLILRALTHLETGGIVAAATTSLPENFGGERNWDYRYVWLRDASLTIAVLLAHGYDDSVDHWRDWLLRAIAGDPGDVQIMYGLAGERDLAEREIDSLPGYQGAHPVRIGNDASTQFQADVIGEVMLALDHGREAGVQETRFSWALQRALMGYLEQNWRKPDHGIWEIRGEEQMFTHSRVLVWAAFDCAIRGVEQYGLEGPVERWRHLRDQIRADVEANGFDEHRGTYVQYFGTTEVDASLLLLPQVGYCAYDDPRMLGTVKAIEEDLMRAGLALRYRTEKGVDGLPPGEHPFLACSFWLAEQYARSHRLDDAVRLMDRLVSLANDVGMLSEEYDVEGRSQVGNTPQALTHLALVRAADAIAEAQAR, encoded by the coding sequence ATGTCGCTCCCCATCGAGGATTACGCCCTGATCAGTGATTGCTTCACCGGGGCCCTCGTCGGACGGGACGGCAGCATCGACTGGCTGTGCCTGCCGAGGTACGACTCGCAGTCCACCTTCGGCGCGCTGCTCGGCACGGAGGACCACGGCCGCTGGCTGCTCGCGCCCTCCGATCCCACAGCCACCAGCACGCGCCACTACGAGCGGGACACCATGATCCTGGTCACCCGCTGGCGCACCGCCACCGGCGAGGTGGAGGTCGTGGACGCCATGCCGATGGGCGACCACCGCGCCGACCTCGTGCGCCGGGTGCGCGGGGTGAGCGGCCAGGTGGAGCTGCGCGAGGAGCTGCGGATCCGCTTCGGCTACGCGACCGCCATCCCCTGGGTGCGCAGGATGACCGACCAGAAGCCGGCACCGCTCGTCGCGGTCGCCGGGCCGGACGGGCTGGTGTTCCGCGGCTCCGCTCTGCACCCGGCCGACCACGCGCACGAAGGCCGGTTCATCGTCAAGGCCGGCCAGACCGTCGACCTGTCGATGACCTGGTTCCCGTCGCACCGCGAGGCGCCGGCGGCCCTCGACGTCGAGACCTCGCTGCAGAACACCAGGAAGTGGTGGACGGACTGGGCGGACGGCTGCGACCACGACGGGCCGTACCGCGAGGAGGTCGTGCGCTCGCTGCTCATCCTGCGCGCGCTGACGCACCTGGAGACCGGCGGCATCGTCGCCGCGGCGACCACCTCCCTGCCGGAGAACTTCGGCGGGGAGCGCAACTGGGACTACCGCTACGTCTGGCTGCGCGACGCGTCGCTGACGATCGCCGTGCTGCTGGCGCACGGCTACGACGACTCGGTCGACCACTGGCGGGACTGGCTGCTGCGCGCGATCGCGGGCGACCCGGGCGACGTGCAGATCATGTACGGCCTCGCGGGCGAACGCGACCTCGCCGAGCGGGAGATCGACAGCCTGCCCGGCTACCAGGGCGCGCATCCGGTGCGGATCGGCAACGACGCGTCGACGCAGTTCCAGGCCGATGTGATCGGCGAGGTGATGCTGGCGCTCGACCACGGCCGCGAGGCAGGGGTGCAGGAGACCCGGTTCTCCTGGGCGCTGCAGCGCGCGCTGATGGGGTACCTGGAGCAGAACTGGCGCAAGCCCGACCACGGCATCTGGGAGATCCGCGGCGAGGAGCAGATGTTCACCCACTCCCGGGTGCTGGTGTGGGCGGCGTTCGACTGCGCGATCCGCGGCGTCGAGCAGTACGGCCTGGAGGGTCCGGTGGAGCGCTGGCGGCACCTGCGCGACCAGATCCGCGCCGACGTGGAGGCCAACGGCTTCGACGAGCACCGCGGCACGTACGTCCAGTACTTCGGCACGACCGAGGTGGACGCCTCGCTGCTGCTGCTCCCGCAGGTCGGCTACTGCGCCTACGACGACCCCCGGATGCTCGGCACGGTGAAGGCGATCGAGGAGGACCTGATGCGCGCCGGCCTCGCGCTGCGCTACCGCACCGAGAAGGGCGTCGACGGCCTCCCGCCCGGCGAGCATCCGTTCCTGGCGTGCTCGTTCTGGCTCGCCGAGCAGTACGCCCGCTCGCACCGCCTGGACGACGCTGTGCGCCTGATGGACCGGCTCGTCTCGCTGGCCAACGACGTCGGGATGCTCTCGGAGGAGTACGACGTCGAGGGCCGGTCGCAGGTGGGCAACACGCCGCAGGCGCTCACCCACCTGGCGCTCGTGCGCGCCGCCGACGCCATCGCGGAGGCTCAGGCACGGTGA
- the clpS gene encoding ATP-dependent Clp protease adapter ClpS: MTPAVTEPDTAEEVDLGERLELGSPWVTIVWNDPVNLMSYVTYVFQSYFGFSKAEAQRLMLLVHHEGRAVVATGTREEMERHVEAMHGYGLWATLTKADA, translated from the coding sequence GTGACGCCCGCGGTCACGGAACCCGACACCGCGGAGGAGGTCGACCTCGGCGAGCGGCTGGAGCTCGGCTCACCGTGGGTCACCATCGTGTGGAACGACCCGGTGAACCTCATGTCGTACGTCACCTACGTGTTCCAGAGCTACTTCGGGTTCTCGAAGGCGGAGGCGCAGCGGCTCATGCTGCTCGTCCACCACGAGGGCCGCGCCGTCGTCGCCACCGGCACCCGCGAGGAGATGGAGCGGCACGTGGAGGCCATGCACGGCTACGGCCTGTGGGCCACGCTGACGAAGGCGGACGCGTGA
- a CDS encoding DUF2017 family protein, with the protein MRPFRADRHGGGVHARFEAGEAAILRGLAAEAAERAERAGAESPGATSADPALARLLPDAYPDDPEASAEFRRFTAERLAETKTQNAHVVIASLSGPAEETAPDGAVDVSLDAEQAQAWLRTLTDIRLGLAAGLGIEEDGDEGDVHDLESATRRAAYDWLAAVQEFLVLALTRAELR; encoded by the coding sequence GTGAGGCCGTTCCGCGCCGACCGGCACGGCGGCGGCGTGCACGCGCGGTTCGAGGCGGGCGAGGCCGCGATCCTGCGCGGGCTGGCCGCGGAGGCGGCCGAGCGGGCCGAGCGCGCGGGAGCGGAGTCGCCGGGCGCGACCTCCGCCGACCCGGCGCTGGCGCGCCTCCTCCCCGACGCGTATCCCGACGACCCGGAGGCGTCGGCCGAGTTCCGCCGGTTCACGGCCGAGCGCCTGGCGGAGACGAAGACGCAGAACGCCCACGTCGTGATCGCCTCGCTGAGCGGGCCTGCGGAGGAGACGGCGCCCGACGGCGCCGTCGACGTGAGCCTGGACGCGGAGCAGGCGCAGGCCTGGCTGCGCACCCTCACCGACATCCGGCTCGGGCTGGCCGCCGGCCTCGGCATCGAGGAGGACGGCGACGAGGGCGATGTGCACGACCTGGAGTCGGCGACGCGCCGCGCGGCCTACGACTGGCTCGCCGCCGTCCAGGAGTTCCTCGTGCTCGCCCTCACCCGCGCCGAGCTCCGCTGA